In Kangiella koreensis DSM 16069, a single window of DNA contains:
- a CDS encoding NUDIX hydrolase, with protein sequence MLPVHVTVAAIIEHNDRFLMVEEKTSRGEIVFNQPAGHLESDESLVDAIIREVKEETGLIFKPNELVGTYTLNPAANNQYYQRFCFTGNVQQPLKLAPEDSDIIAAHWMTIDEILAVLPQHRTGLIVQCLKDYLKGQRFSLESLLCTQDELALQREGINFLKQLQAK encoded by the coding sequence ATGCTACCTGTTCATGTCACTGTCGCGGCAATTATCGAGCATAATGACCGCTTTCTTATGGTCGAAGAGAAAACGTCTAGGGGCGAAATCGTCTTTAATCAACCTGCAGGACACTTGGAATCCGATGAAAGCCTGGTAGACGCTATTATTCGAGAAGTTAAAGAAGAGACTGGGTTGATTTTCAAACCGAATGAGTTAGTCGGCACCTATACTTTGAACCCAGCTGCTAATAATCAATATTACCAACGGTTCTGTTTTACCGGTAACGTTCAGCAGCCGCTAAAGCTAGCGCCAGAAGATAGTGATATTATCGCAGCCCATTGGATGACTATTGATGAGATTTTGGCCGTTTTGCCACAGCACAGAACCGGCTTGATTGTGCAATGTCTTAAGGACTATCTCAAAGGCCAAAGATTCTCACTTGAATCGCTACTATGCACTCAGGATGAGCTTGCCTTACAGCGAGAAGGCATTAACTTTTTAAAACAGCTTCAAGCTAAGTAA
- a CDS encoding pseudouridine synthase yields the protein MSKLVLFNKPFNTLCQFTGENGDSTLADYIDIPEVYPAGRLDKDSEGLLLLTDDGQLQNQIASPKHKMEKTYWVQVEGVPEDNELEPLRLGVIIQNYKTKPAKVRLLETPEVWPRNPPIRERKNIPTSWLEITISEGKNRQVRRMTAAVGFPTLRLIRAQIGQWQLDDLKVGEYKVIEVSTPKAMAGPRNKSTQSKRFSQRHK from the coding sequence ATGAGCAAACTGGTTCTATTCAACAAACCCTTCAATACCCTTTGCCAGTTTACTGGTGAAAATGGTGACAGTACCTTGGCTGACTACATTGATATCCCGGAGGTCTACCCCGCCGGTAGACTTGATAAAGACTCCGAGGGGCTATTGCTGCTGACAGATGATGGTCAACTGCAGAATCAAATTGCCAGCCCGAAGCACAAAATGGAAAAGACTTATTGGGTACAGGTTGAAGGTGTACCAGAAGATAATGAGCTTGAGCCACTCAGGCTAGGAGTAATCATTCAGAATTATAAAACTAAACCAGCGAAGGTGCGCTTACTTGAAACACCTGAGGTATGGCCTAGAAACCCACCAATACGCGAACGCAAGAATATCCCCACATCATGGCTAGAAATAACTATCAGCGAAGGCAAAAACCGCCAGGTTCGACGTATGACTGCCGCTGTTGGCTTCCCAACATTACGGCTTATACGTGCACAAATTGGTCAATGGCAGCTAGATGACTTAAAGGTTGGAGAATATAAAGTCATTGAGGTGTCGACTCCCAAAGCGATGGCAGGCCCAAGAAACAAAAGCACCCAATCAAAAAGGTTTAGCCAACGCCATAAATAA
- a CDS encoding NADP-dependent isocitrate dehydrogenase, protein MTSSKIIYTKTDEAPALATYSLLPIVEAFAKAAGIEVETSDISLAGRVIASFPEYLKEEQRIPDALAELGELVKKPEANIIKLPNISASIPQLKATIKELQDKGYALPDYPDNASSDEEKDIRNRYDKIKGSAVNPVLREGNSDRRAPNAVKNYAKKNPHSMGEWSKDSKSHVASMQSGDFFSNEKSITVDGNNDVKIEFVGNDGSKQVLKESTPLLAGEVIDATVLNKNALVKFLEEQVEDAKKQDVLFSLHMKATMMKVSDPIIFGHGVKVFFKDVFEKHADALAQVGANPNNGFGNVLSAIESLPAEKRDEIKADIEAVYAKNPELAMVNSDKGITNLHVPSDVIIDASMPAMIRTSGMMWGPDGQPKDTKAVIPDSSYSGVYSATIDFCREHGAFDPRTMGTVPNVGLMAQKAEEYGSHDKTFEMTGNGHVRVTDKDGNVVLEHAVEEGDIWRMCQVKDAPIRDWVKLAVTRSRLSGMPAVFWLDKNRAHDAQLIQKVETYLKDHDTSGLEIHIMSPVDATKFTLQRMKDGKDTISVTGNVLRDYLTDLFPILELGTSAKMLSIVPLMNGGGLFETGAGGSAPKHVQQFMEENHLRWDSLGEFLALAVSFEHMAQTTNNKKAQVLADTLDRATGKFLDNGKSPSRKVNELDNRGSHFYLAMYWAQELASQTDDAELKGLFAKVSEALTSNEAKIVDELNAVQGQAMDIGGYYKPDDNLGFKAMRPSTTLNTALELI, encoded by the coding sequence ATGACAAGTTCAAAGATTATTTATACAAAAACTGATGAGGCCCCAGCTCTAGCAACCTATTCTTTGCTACCAATTGTTGAGGCGTTTGCTAAAGCTGCTGGCATCGAAGTAGAAACCAGTGACATTTCCCTGGCAGGACGTGTAATAGCCAGTTTCCCTGAATATCTTAAAGAAGAACAACGTATTCCTGATGCTTTAGCTGAATTAGGCGAATTAGTTAAAAAGCCTGAAGCTAACATTATTAAATTGCCGAATATCAGTGCTTCGATTCCGCAGTTGAAAGCTACGATCAAAGAATTACAGGACAAGGGCTACGCACTTCCTGATTATCCCGATAATGCATCTAGTGATGAAGAAAAAGATATCCGTAACCGTTATGACAAAATCAAGGGTAGTGCAGTAAACCCAGTATTGCGCGAAGGTAACTCTGACCGTCGCGCACCGAATGCGGTTAAAAATTACGCGAAAAAGAACCCTCACTCAATGGGTGAATGGTCCAAAGATTCTAAGTCACACGTTGCCAGCATGCAGTCTGGTGATTTCTTCTCCAACGAAAAATCAATTACTGTTGATGGTAACAATGACGTAAAAATTGAATTCGTTGGTAATGACGGTAGCAAGCAAGTTCTAAAGGAATCCACTCCTTTGCTAGCAGGTGAAGTGATTGATGCGACTGTGTTGAATAAGAATGCATTGGTTAAGTTTCTGGAAGAGCAAGTTGAAGACGCGAAGAAGCAGGATGTTCTTTTCTCTTTGCATATGAAAGCGACCATGATGAAGGTTTCTGACCCGATTATTTTTGGTCATGGTGTAAAGGTATTCTTCAAAGACGTATTTGAAAAGCATGCCGATGCATTGGCGCAGGTTGGTGCTAATCCTAATAATGGCTTTGGTAATGTCTTATCTGCCATAGAGTCTCTACCAGCAGAAAAACGCGATGAAATTAAAGCAGATATTGAAGCGGTTTATGCTAAGAATCCAGAGCTGGCGATGGTCAACTCAGACAAAGGCATTACTAACCTGCATGTTCCAAGCGACGTGATTATTGACGCCTCCATGCCGGCAATGATTCGTACTTCTGGCATGATGTGGGGTCCTGATGGCCAGCCTAAAGACACTAAGGCAGTTATTCCCGACAGCAGCTATTCAGGTGTTTACAGCGCCACTATCGATTTCTGTAGAGAACATGGCGCTTTTGACCCACGTACTATGGGTACGGTACCAAACGTTGGCTTGATGGCGCAGAAAGCGGAAGAATACGGCTCGCACGATAAGACTTTTGAAATGACTGGCAATGGTCATGTTCGCGTTACTGATAAAGACGGTAATGTGGTTCTTGAACACGCCGTGGAAGAAGGTGATATCTGGCGCATGTGTCAGGTTAAAGACGCACCAATCCGTGATTGGGTCAAACTAGCGGTAACTCGCTCACGCTTAAGTGGCATGCCTGCAGTCTTCTGGTTAGACAAAAATCGTGCTCATGACGCGCAATTGATTCAGAAAGTAGAAACTTATCTGAAAGATCATGATACGAGTGGTCTTGAAATCCATATCATGTCACCAGTTGATGCGACCAAGTTTACGCTACAACGCATGAAAGACGGTAAAGACACTATTTCAGTGACTGGTAACGTATTACGTGACTACTTAACTGATTTGTTCCCTATTCTTGAGCTAGGCACCAGCGCGAAAATGCTTTCAATTGTGCCATTGATGAATGGTGGCGGTCTGTTTGAAACTGGTGCCGGTGGTTCTGCTCCTAAGCATGTACAGCAGTTTATGGAAGAAAACCACTTACGTTGGGATTCATTAGGCGAATTCTTGGCATTGGCAGTTTCTTTCGAGCATATGGCTCAGACAACCAACAATAAGAAGGCTCAGGTCTTAGCTGATACTCTTGATCGTGCAACAGGTAAGTTCCTTGATAACGGTAAGTCGCCATCACGCAAAGTTAACGAGCTTGATAATCGCGGAAGCCACTTCTATTTGGCAATGTACTGGGCTCAAGAGCTTGCTAGCCAAACTGATGATGCTGAGCTAAAAGGGCTTTTTGCCAAAGTTTCTGAGGCATTGACCAGCAATGAGGCAAAAATCGTAGATGAGCTTAATGCAGTTCAGGGGCAAGCAATGGATATCGGTGGTTATTATAAGCCTGATGATAACCTTGGTTTTAAAGCAATGCGTCCAAGCACAACTTTAAACACCGCTTTAGAACTGATTTAA
- a CDS encoding TonB-dependent receptor domain-containing protein, which yields MTNEVKAGLKLKPLCKAVSCALALSTLAMPVYSAEQESETEETEAERIVVTGSRIRVDEANDTVPIEVILAEDAIDRGLTDIGSLLRESTLASGSPQVTAATSTEFVQSGGTGAETLSLRGLGANRTLVLLNGRRAGPAGTRGEVSSFDFNTIPLSAVHRIEILKDGASSLYGSDAVAGVVNIITKQGDGGTIEGFTSQPADSGGERSRFSATWGDSSDSGNFRLVFDHDRQSKLARGDRDYFACGERYYFDAATGGRADIIDPRTGAYHCNDLAWGHVWLYDYAEDFYGSTNVTGNLAQYDYDGDLGNYINPPAPPSHAGDIVMPEGWFLVNGLSPVLNADHPFQDRESLIPESERTTFMALGEYYFSDTTTGYAEVLLNRRETQTQGYRQFWGYIYNENFFAGNSLSEGWTGAQWLSPTPITDHSFSDISVDYSRFVTGLNGELGEWYWDMSLQASRSDGTYSNAIIYNDSIVDQNWLTGSCQGMTTSVRGVDCVDIPWLDPQFLAGNISPEVSDFLFGVDTGNTIYNQRTFEATITGDAFEMPSGKYSGVAFGIQYQHDEIEDTPGEQTLLRNVWGSSAAGVTAGAVETYAVFGEIQLPLLADVAGAERLDLSVSARYTDVPDAGSDTTYKAGLAWEIVDGFTIRGSHGTSFRAPALYELFLADQTSFIGQRSIDPCINWQQNLDDNAISQRLADNCAADGIPGDFAGAAISATVSTGGGYGVLESETSESNTWGIIWRPDFADLSISIDYFDFLIEGEVTQLGAGNIVFQCYDSEFFATDPLCAQFERDPIDNRISIVRDQFINIAKQENSGYDFKIQYRTELPFGELLLSTEHTYQKESKRGLFVDTVEDFNGTLGDPKHTGNGLVRFSRDNWYVSWFTNFIGKADNYDFANEFITFSPAGPGTDNVRRVGHAPGTAYHSLSFGYDFEDSGISTVFGVRNLTDKEPPRISTGMGSKIGNSAFYSQYDFIGRSYFLNLKYDF from the coding sequence ATGACAAATGAAGTGAAGGCGGGGTTGAAATTAAAGCCCTTATGTAAAGCCGTGAGCTGTGCTTTAGCTTTATCTACGCTGGCAATGCCTGTTTATTCGGCAGAGCAAGAGTCAGAAACTGAGGAAACTGAGGCGGAACGAATAGTCGTCACAGGGTCCAGAATTCGAGTTGATGAAGCTAATGATACTGTTCCTATTGAGGTCATTTTGGCTGAAGATGCCATTGATCGGGGCTTAACTGATATAGGATCTCTCTTAAGAGAGTCGACTCTGGCTTCTGGCTCTCCTCAGGTAACCGCAGCTACTTCTACAGAATTTGTACAAAGCGGTGGTACTGGGGCTGAAACATTATCATTGCGGGGGCTAGGTGCAAATAGAACTCTTGTTCTGTTAAATGGTCGTCGTGCTGGTCCTGCAGGTACACGCGGTGAAGTATCTTCATTTGACTTTAACACTATTCCTTTGTCTGCTGTCCATCGAATTGAAATTCTTAAAGATGGTGCGTCTTCTTTATACGGCTCCGATGCGGTAGCAGGTGTGGTTAACATCATTACGAAACAGGGCGATGGCGGTACTATTGAAGGCTTTACCTCGCAACCTGCTGATTCTGGCGGTGAGCGCTCACGGTTTAGTGCTACTTGGGGCGATAGCAGTGACAGTGGAAACTTCCGACTTGTATTCGACCATGATCGCCAATCAAAGTTAGCTCGTGGTGACCGCGATTATTTTGCATGCGGTGAGAGATATTACTTTGATGCCGCAACAGGCGGACGAGCGGATATCATTGATCCAAGAACAGGCGCTTATCATTGTAATGACTTAGCATGGGGTCATGTTTGGTTATATGATTATGCGGAAGATTTCTATGGAAGCACCAATGTTACCGGTAACTTGGCGCAATATGATTATGATGGTGACTTAGGTAACTATATTAATCCACCCGCGCCACCAAGTCATGCTGGTGATATTGTAATGCCGGAGGGATGGTTTCTTGTAAACGGTTTATCTCCAGTGTTAAACGCAGATCATCCGTTCCAAGATAGAGAAAGTCTTATTCCAGAGTCTGAGCGTACTACGTTTATGGCACTTGGGGAGTATTACTTCTCTGATACCACAACCGGTTATGCGGAAGTATTATTGAACCGACGTGAGACGCAAACTCAGGGTTATCGCCAATTCTGGGGCTATATTTACAATGAGAACTTTTTTGCTGGAAACTCACTCAGCGAAGGGTGGACTGGTGCGCAGTGGCTAAGCCCGACCCCTATTACCGATCATAGCTTCTCTGATATCAGTGTAGATTACAGCCGTTTTGTTACTGGGTTAAATGGTGAACTTGGAGAGTGGTATTGGGATATGTCATTACAAGCCAGCCGCTCTGATGGTACCTACAGTAACGCTATTATTTATAATGATTCAATTGTAGATCAAAACTGGCTTACTGGTTCTTGCCAAGGTATGACTACCTCCGTACGTGGAGTTGACTGTGTAGATATTCCATGGTTAGACCCACAATTTTTGGCTGGGAATATTTCACCAGAAGTTAGTGATTTCCTATTTGGAGTCGATACGGGGAATACAATTTACAATCAAAGAACATTTGAAGCCACTATTACCGGTGATGCGTTCGAAATGCCCAGTGGTAAATACAGCGGCGTAGCCTTTGGTATTCAGTATCAGCATGATGAAATTGAAGACACTCCTGGAGAGCAGACCTTATTAAGAAACGTTTGGGGTTCAAGCGCTGCGGGAGTTACCGCTGGAGCTGTAGAAACTTACGCTGTCTTTGGTGAGATTCAATTGCCATTATTAGCTGATGTGGCGGGTGCAGAACGACTAGACCTTTCGGTTTCTGCAAGATACACAGATGTGCCTGATGCAGGCTCAGATACCACTTATAAAGCTGGCTTAGCTTGGGAAATTGTTGATGGGTTTACAATACGTGGCTCACATGGCACCTCCTTCAGAGCACCAGCACTATATGAGCTATTCTTAGCCGATCAAACATCTTTTATAGGTCAACGTAGCATTGACCCTTGTATTAACTGGCAACAGAATCTAGATGATAATGCAATTTCGCAACGTCTTGCAGATAACTGTGCGGCAGATGGTATTCCTGGTGATTTTGCTGGCGCAGCTATCTCGGCAACGGTATCAACTGGTGGCGGCTACGGTGTATTAGAGTCAGAAACCTCTGAGTCAAATACATGGGGTATCATTTGGAGACCAGATTTTGCAGATTTAAGTATATCTATCGATTACTTTGACTTCTTAATTGAGGGTGAAGTAACTCAACTTGGTGCAGGGAACATTGTATTCCAATGTTACGACTCTGAGTTTTTTGCCACAGATCCTCTATGCGCACAGTTTGAACGCGATCCAATTGATAACCGAATTTCAATTGTAAGAGATCAGTTCATCAATATTGCCAAGCAAGAAAATAGTGGTTATGACTTTAAAATTCAGTATAGAACTGAGCTGCCATTCGGTGAGTTACTTCTTTCTACTGAGCATACTTACCAAAAAGAGTCTAAACGTGGTTTATTTGTTGATACTGTTGAAGACTTTAACGGCACGCTGGGAGATCCTAAACATACAGGTAATGGCTTAGTGCGATTCTCTAGGGATAACTGGTATGTTAGTTGGTTTACCAACTTTATCGGCAAAGCTGATAACTATGACTTCGCTAATGAGTTCATCACTTTTTCACCCGCCGGACCCGGGACTGATAATGTAAGACGAGTAGGTCACGCTCCAGGTACTGCTTACCATTCACTATCCTTTGGTTATGACTTTGAAGATAGCGGTATCTCAACTGTATTCGGTGTGAGAAACCTTACTGATAAAGAGCCACCACGGATTAGTACTGGTATGGGAAGTAAGATTGGTAACTCAGCTTTTTATAGTCAATATGACTTTATTGGGCGTAGTTACTTCTTGAACCTTAAATACGATTTCTAA